From a single Natronorubrum tibetense GA33 genomic region:
- a CDS encoding ABC transporter ATP-binding protein, producing MAILEVDDLRKEYGGFTAVDGSSFAIERGEVFGVVGPNGAGKTTTLKMLAGLIEPTAGTAVVAGHTPGDPEMARQLGFLPEESPLYEEMTATDYLEFFADLYDVPRSVARDRIDRTLERLDLEHRDRRLGNMSKGMKRKVAIARALVNDPDVLIFDEPASGLDPLTTNYIIEFTQELSDEGKTIVFSAHNLFHVESVCDRIIIMNDGRIVARGTIDAIREAHGGTEYHVYATVDAGNGALTDDNDDEFRHVVADMDAVESIREVVEREGGRITDIQTETPTLEDIFLEVASESRENSESRENNEGRNGSERDGRDGDESSRSDSNEDAAEART from the coding sequence ATGGCGATACTCGAAGTGGACGACCTCCGAAAGGAGTACGGCGGCTTCACCGCCGTCGACGGCAGTTCGTTTGCGATCGAGCGCGGCGAGGTCTTCGGCGTCGTCGGTCCCAACGGCGCGGGCAAGACGACGACGCTGAAGATGCTCGCCGGACTGATCGAGCCGACCGCCGGAACCGCCGTGGTCGCCGGCCACACCCCCGGCGACCCCGAGATGGCCCGCCAACTCGGCTTCCTCCCCGAGGAATCTCCCCTGTACGAGGAGATGACCGCGACCGACTACCTCGAGTTCTTCGCGGACCTCTACGACGTCCCCCGAAGCGTCGCTCGCGACCGGATCGACCGCACGCTCGAGCGCCTCGATCTCGAACACCGCGACCGCCGACTCGGCAACATGTCGAAGGGGATGAAACGCAAGGTGGCCATCGCGCGGGCGCTGGTGAACGATCCCGACGTGCTGATCTTCGACGAACCCGCCTCCGGGCTGGATCCGCTGACGACCAACTACATTATCGAGTTCACACAGGAGTTGAGCGACGAGGGGAAGACGATCGTCTTTAGCGCGCACAACCTCTTTCACGTCGAGAGCGTCTGCGACCGGATCATCATCATGAACGATGGGCGGATCGTCGCCCGCGGGACCATCGACGCGATCCGGGAGGCCCACGGCGGCACTGAGTACCACGTCTACGCGACGGTCGACGCCGGAAACGGAGCCCTGACCGACGACAACGACGACGAGTTTCGCCACGTCGTCGCGGATATGGACGCCGTCGAGAGCATCCGCGAAGTCGTCGAACGCGAGGGCGGTCGGATTACGGATATCCAGACAGAGACGCCCACGCTCGAGGACATCTTCCTTGAGGTCGCAAGCGAGAGCCGCGAAAACAGCGAAAGCCGCGAGAACAACGAGGGGCGAAACGGTTCCGAACGCGACGGCCGAGACGGTGACGAATCCAGTAGATCGGATTCCAACGAGGACGCGGCGGAGGCGCGGACGTGA
- a CDS encoding SRPBCC family protein: MTSLRTAHTPDGRRLEASHVLEAPAADAWELLVDTTRWPEWSPLVNGVESTDRRLRPGTTGRVRISGVWVPFRITDCSDRRWSWRISGVPIAAHRVDDLGENRCRIVFELLPHAVGSVPVCLRTLERLEAVLVE, translated from the coding sequence ATGACTAGCCTCCGGACTGCACACACCCCGGACGGTCGCCGCCTCGAGGCCTCGCACGTCCTCGAGGCCCCCGCAGCGGACGCCTGGGAGCTACTGGTCGACACCACTCGGTGGCCCGAGTGGTCGCCGCTCGTCAACGGCGTCGAATCGACCGACCGGCGGCTTCGTCCGGGGACCACCGGTCGCGTACGGATCTCGGGTGTCTGGGTCCCGTTTCGGATTACCGATTGTTCGGACCGGCGGTGGAGTTGGCGTATTTCGGGCGTTCCGATCGCGGCCCATCGGGTCGACGACCTCGGCGAGAATCGGTGTCGGATCGTCTTCGAACTCCTGCCCCACGCCGTCGGCTCCGTCCCGGTTTGTCTGCGCACGCTCGAGCGACTCGAAGCGGTGCTC